The nucleotide window CATTTGCATAGATTGTCGAAATACTTAATGTCAAAATCCCCGCCGCCAATTGAGGTATAACTTACGAACAATTATTCGTTGACCTTCAATCTCTATCAAAAAAAGAACCCAACTGTACTTATTGTACCCTACACTTAACTGGTGGATAGGCCTTTTATCGGTTTTTAGAAGTTTGAAGTTGGCTGATGCATTTTTAGTTCAAATTGTGTTAATTGGTAATACATCTTCATTAAAAAGCGGGGGCTGTTATGAAGCAATTACTCTTTTCTTTAGCACTGTGTTTTGTCGTTTTTGCATCCTCATTTGGACAAGCACCAGAAAATAACTACCGGAAAATTGATTACTTGGATATAGACCAATCACAAATTGATAAGTTTGTGCAGGTAACCCAAAAAGATTTCAAAGCGAGTTTTAATACCCTTTTGGAATCGGGAGGCATTAAAAGCTGGTGTCTTTATAAAGTAAAGTTACCAGGTGGTGAGGAAAGTGATTACAATTTTGTAAGTATTACAACCTCCTCATCTATTGGAGCATTGGGAAATCATTTTTCTAAAGCAACTTCGCCAGGATTTATCCCTTCTGACGTGCCCTCTGATGCACAACGTCAATTATCGAAACTTGCTACGTTAGTAAAATCTGAAATCTGGAAAATTGAAAATTCGGCCTATGCGGATACTGGCTCTACACCCAGCCGGTATATGACAATGGATTATATGAATGTTGCAACAGGTAAAGATCCTGATTATTTGATGCTGGAAGATGAAATCGCCAAGCCGATCCACCTGGAACGTATTGAACGAGACCAAATGGCAGGGTGGGAAGTATATGCCCTGATATTACCCGGCGGTATGAATTATGGATATAATTTTGCCACTGGTAACCATTTTGCCAAACTCGAACATTTTGAATTTGGCTTTGATCAAGAAATAATCAGGCAAACAATGGGAGAAAACAGTAATGTGCCTGAACTTTTTGAAACTATTTATAACACACGTGATCTCGTTAAAGTTGAACTCTGGGAGTTAGTAGATCACTTAAAATAAACAAGTGCTGGACACTCATTTTAATTTAGATATCGACCACAGCCATTATATGTGGTTGTATCATTTACTGTTATGGCTACTGTCTGGGGATACTCGAAACCACTCATAGTATCGGTACAAGAACTATCCGTAATAGTTACATTAAGGGTGTTATTCTTGCCCCGCATATCATAGGTGGTATTACCGCTATTATTACGCCGGGGTTTCGGGGTAGAAAAATACAGGGTATCCTTTCCGTAGTTACCTATATATTGGGTTTGCTCATTTTGCCTTATTTCTATAATCCAGCCGGGTTCTTGTCCCAATGCCCGAAAATCAATTCCGCGAAGCTCCGCCGCTGCCCAAGATCTTTCTTGAGTAACAGATCGACACTGCATAAATGAGCCCTTCGGCTTTTGGAGAATGGCTTCGCTTCCTTTACTCCAATATAGGTATTTTCCCCCTTCGTACCGGGCTCCGGAAGCCGAACGTGTAGCAAGGGTCTTCACCGTTGTATCCGCTAAAAAGAGCCAAGCACTATCGGGCATAACATGAGCAGTAAATTCCAAAGAGTCGGCACAATTATATACAAAAACCTGATCAGTACTGACCGTATCAAACTTAGGAATATGAACCGAGGATTCTCGGGATGACTTGTTGCTTTCCTTTCTGGTATCTCCCTCATTATTACATCCGAACACAATAAAGCATAGTAAAAGTGCAATGGAGACTATTACTCTGGGTCTCATCAAAAATGGTCTTTTATTAATATTTTTCTCTTATAAAATCTGGATAAGTATTGAAGAAGAAAATCAATAAAACATAACTAAAATAGAGAAGGAGAGTATTGAATAATACTCTCCTTCTCATTGAAACCGAAATCAATATTTACTCACTATCAACCGAATACTTTCCAGGGCCAATTAAAAAGAGGAACATAAATGATACCAAATAAACAGCTGCAAGTTCATAACCACCAAATAAAGGATCACCGTTGGGAATATGATAAAAGAAAATTGCTACAAACATATTTATTGATAAAACCGATGCCGCAAATCGTGTCCAAAAGCCGGCAATAATTAGTAATGAACAAATCCCCTCGGCAAAAGCAGCAAGAATAAGGGATGCGGTTGGACCAATACCAATGGGATCTCCAAATTGAATATTCCAACTAAATACATCCATAAGTTTTCCCCAACCATGACCAAATAACATAAAAGCTGCGACCAAAATCCGAAAAACAGCTAATGAAATTCCGGTATCTACAAATTCACCTAACTTCGAAGAACGTAATCGATCTAACATAATACCCCTATCTTTTTATTTATAGTTACTTTCTCATTAAAAGACTTAATATTGAATTATGCTAATTATTTAAAGCATTATTGCCTAATAAATTACAATTCATGCTTTTAGCGTTCCCGATATGTTTTTTTGTTATTGTTCAATCATTGGCTGTATTCTTCTGCTGGTGTTGAGAAGTTAAAAGCGGCATACGCCGCTATTGTCGCAACGCCAATCGTGACAATAGCAATAAATATAATTGATTCCATAGCCATGCCGGCATCAATGGCCCAACCCATTAAAAATGGACAAAGAGCTGTACTCAATACCATTAGCGAAGAAAATAAGGAGCGCACCGTTCCAATGATATCCGTACCAAAAAGTTCGGCCCATAATGCTGATTTTATATTACTGCCCATTCCCATGGTTACCCCAATGAGTAACATGTAAACAAAAGCTGACCAACTACCGGGATGAAAGTATGCGAAGACCAAACCAGCACCAAATGGCAACACATAATAGGGAAAAACAATACGAGCACTAAAGTAATCGATAACGGGTCCGATGCAAATAGAGCTGATAATCCGGCTTATTGCAAGTCCCATAAAAGCTGTTGCGATAAGCGTTGCCGACCACCCCAGCTGCTCAGCAATAGACACCTGATATAAAAACAATCCTGTTGCCCAAAAGGGGGGAAGCAACACAGCTGGAGTTACCAGCCACATGCGATAGTCACTGGCTAACATTTTGTAGATATCCCAGCTACTATCTGAGTTTACAACAGATGATTCCTCTTCTTCGGGTTCTTCAAATTCCTGCTTCTTTAGAATAAAGCGTACCAAGGGAATAAAAAACAAAGCTATCGTAAGTACAATGACCCCCCAGGTCGTTAGCCAACTCAATACCCCAAGCAGTCCAGCAATTACCAACGGCAACACTCCCTCTCCAATAGGATAACCAAGGCTCGAAATACTCAAAGCTTTGCCTCGCTGGTGGACAAAATATCGAGCCATGGCCGTCTGGGCCGTGTGACTACTAAGCCCCTGTCCCGACAGGCGTAGCAGCATTAATCCCACAAATAACAGTGCCACATGCCACGAAAGGGCTACCGTCAAGCTGGCAACCAGTAAACCCGAGGCAACCATCAAGCTATACTGCCGGAGGGGCAGATGATCAATCCACCGGCCTAAGTAGGGTAATACACCAGCACTGGCAAGTGTGGCTACAGAGTACAAACTGCCGAAAGTAGCATTTGACAAGGAAAAATCCTGCAGGAAATAGGGGACAAAAAGGGAGATCAAAAAGGTTTGTCCAAAGCTGGACATAAAGGTAAAAGACAAGCCAAACGAGAGGATTCGTTTTTCTCGCAGGGCAAAACTGAGGTAATTCACTTTGGGTGGAGTCTGCTTACAATATTTAGCTATTCTATGAAGCCGCTAAAAATACGGCTATTTACGCGTAACCAAAACCTTTTTGTCCTTGTTATTATTCCCCGGAGAGCAATATCAGCTCTACTATGCATAAAACTTCGTAGAACAGACCACCCGATGACAACTAAATATCTTTTAATTATTTGAGGTTTCTTTTCGTATAAATGGATACGATCCACCCGCCTGGTTCAATATAAACTGCTGATATTGTCCTCCGTTAAGGGAATCAAATTCCATCACCACCCCCGCTGGATCAAATCGAAACTTAGTTTTACTGTTAGCCGTGAGTGGAAAAGCTTGCTGACCCGTCGCCTGCGCCTTTAGGGTTTCCTTCTCAATAAACACTTCAATATCTATGGGCAGTTGATTAGTAGTATAAGTGCCAACATATTTTTTCATCTGATCAACACTTAGAGTAATAGTCTTCTCATCAAAAGAAGGAATTTTGAAATCTCGACCGAAATAAATACTCAGCGCTCCAATCAAAATATCATTCATGCTGTATTGCAGCCCGTTGGTTGTCAAAGCTATAGCAACATCCTCTTCCGGAAAATAGGAGAGGTGCGACTGAAATCCATCAATACCTCCGTTATGACCAAACGCATATCGCTCATTAAATGGCACCTTGGTGAGCCCTATCCCAAATCCCTGCTTAATGTCAGTCATTTTATCCAATGATTCTTGTGATACGAGTTTTCCATCAAAAAGTGCTCGAATAAAGGTAATCATCTCGTCATTGGTAGATACAACTGCTCCAGCACCACCGGGAATACTTAAGTCGGTTTCGGGAGCTAACTGCCATTGCCCATCCTTACCCTGATACGAAAGGGCTTCGTTATTTTGAGGCTCAATTGCATCCCCATAGTGCGTGTGCTGAAGATTCAATGGCTCAACAATACGTTTTTGGAGCAGATCAGAATAACTTTGTCCCGTAATATCCTCTAAAACAAACTGCAACAATACATAATTAGTATTGCTATAGCTGGTTTGACTGCCCGGCTCAAACTGGGGATCATCCTCATAGAATATTTCTAACAACTCATCCTTTGATCGCGGCTCGGTCATCCAACCGGGATAATCTGAGGCATTCGTAAAATTATACAGGCCAGACTGGTGACGAAGTAAATGCTCAATGGTGATCTGCTCCGCTTGTGGCATTTGGGGGTAATAGTCAGCCAGCGAAGTTGACAACGAAAGCTCTCCTTCATCCACCAGCTGCATGATTAAGGTAGTCGTATAGGTTTTCGTAATTGATCCAATACGGTAAGTAGTTTCCCGATTAGCCCGAGAATTATTGTCTATATCCCGAAAACCAACTGTTTTATGATACCCCCCACTGCCGGCCGAATCGATGGTTAGCACTCCCATCATCTTATTTTCTTCCCCTAACTTTTCCAGATAGGTATCCAGCTTCTGACGATCAAATGCTGGTGACGACTGTCCCAAAGCCACCACTTGCGTTCCAACAACTACCAGCAATCCCAACAGTACATTTTTTAATCGAAGCGCTCTCATAACATTTCCATATTTAATTAAGAAGAACATCCCGATTACGAACTTTGTAGTATAGTGTTTCGTCCATAATTATCAACGATTAATGACTTGAAGTTCGCACGAAGTCTGCTAAATTAAGGGCTCATATTCATCATAACAGCTGATTAATGGAGCATATGTACGAGAACATTGAACCCAATAGTTGCAATCCGCCCGGCACGCATTTAGAAGAAATTTCGCATGCCGGCGACCCAAACCGCTCCATCGAAAAAGCCATTATTATGGAGCATCGCTTTGCGTTCTTTTTCTGGATGAAGTGGCGGAACCAGTTGAAGAAAAAAACCTTACTAAAACAGTCAGCGCCAACATTGGTAACGATCGATTGGCATCGCGACTTGGCCCCCGTTCCTGATGATCAAAAAGAAAGACTTGAAGCGCTCGACCAGGATAACCTTTCGGACATCAGCAATTACGTGTGGGCACAGCTCGACCAAACCAACGACGGACATATTTTCTGCGCGGCGTGGCTTAACTTAATCGGGGATATTATACTGCTCCAAAATACCACAGCCTACCAAGAAAGTACCTTTATAGACAAGGAGGGCAACGAACACAGCGTTTATGAATTTCGGGATTTTGACCAGCTCCAAAATTTTATGACTACCCGTGACGATAAAAACATCTTTTTCGATGTGGATCTCGACTACTTCATACACGGAAAAGGCAAGCGCTATTACTCTGATGACTTTCAACGATATTCCAATGATGAAATCAAACAAATAGTTGATCGAACGCACCCCATGTTTGAATATATGATTCCCCGTACCGATGGTATCACGCTGGCCCTGGAACCCGGATACTGTGGAGGCATTGTTAACGCCTGCCAAATTATGGATGTCTTTCATTCACAGCTTTTTACTGAGCAAAACGAGTGGAAATAAGATACCTTCCGCATCACAATTTCGATGACACCACGGTTGCACTTTCGTTTGTTAGACTGTGGCGTTATGGATCAACGCACTATCCGAGATATCAAGCAAATGTATCGCAGTACCAAAAAGGAGAAGGCTTTTCGCCCCATGTTTGAGCGAAAACTGGCTTCATATATCCAACGGCGTGCCCCTAAAAATTCCGTAAACTGGCACAAGCTACGCTATGAGTTTCGGACCATTTATCGCAAATGCCGCGACAAACAATACTCCGTGAAAAAATACCTGCAGCACATGGCAACTTTTGCTGATATTGCCATACAGGGACATCATAAAAAGGTTGAAATAGATCCCTCATCACTCAGCTATCGTTATCTTTCAGAGCAATAAACATCTCATTAACAATGAGTTCTTTTTTGTATGTTTAAATCTTGAAAATAATGCCTAACGCAATTTACCAACGGTGTCAAACAGCGCACAATTTTATGCTAATCTGCCGGTTATTGAGAGTTTTTTCGACGCCTCAAACCCCAAAAACTTCCACAGGTTACCGGATAACTGGCTCGTTGCTGTCACAGATATTGTCGACTCTACACAGGCAATCCAAAACGACCGCTATAAAGAAGTAAATATTTTAGGGGCCTCACCCATTGTAGCCATTTTTAATCTTGCCGGACGCAATGAAATCCCCTTTACCTTTGGCGGAGACGGTTCCACATTTTGTGTCCCTCCCTGTCTGCGTGACGAAACCAAACAAATTTTAGGTGCCAGTAAAAAAATTGGTCAAGTCGAATACGATCTGGATTTACGGGCTGCCCTCATTCCTGTCTCTTATATCCGGGATCGAGGCCACAACATCCAGGTCGCCCGATATCAAGCTTCTGAATATTATACCCAAGCCGTATTTTCAGGCGGGGGACTCAGCTTTGCGGAAGACCTGCTCAAAAAATCGGCGGCAAAACAATTCAGTATCCCAACGTTAGATGATGCCGAACAAGTTGACTTTAGCGGATTAGAATGCCGCTGGCAAGAAGTAAAACAGCCACAAAACGAAGTCATCACCATGCTGGTCCAAGCCAATCCGGCATTGAATCAGTCCGAAAAAATTTATCCCCAAGTACTTCAAAAAATGCGCGCCACGTTTGGCTTCGATGACAAAACGAATCCCATTAATACTTCCGGACTGACAATGAATTTATCACCAACGAAACTTATGGGAGAGGCCAAGATACGCACCTATGGGCGGGGCTGGATTAAGCGCATGGGATATATCCTGAAGGTCCAACTGCAAACAATTATTGGCAAAATTTTGATGGCGCTGGGATACAAAACATCAGCCACAAACTGGGAACTCTATAAATCAGATCTGGCTATGAACTCGGACCACCGTAAATTTGACGACATGCTTCGTGTCGTCATCAGTGGTAGTACATCACAGCGGCAAGAGTTTGTCAACTTTCTTGATCAAAAGTATAAAGAGGGTGCCTTAGCCTACGGTATCCACCTTTCGAATGCCGCCATGATCACTTGCATGGTTTTTGAATATCACCGGGATCATATTCACTTTGTAGACGGCAGCGGAGGAGGGTACGTATCAGCTGCCAAACAACTCAAAGAACGATTGCACAACCTTTCACAAGATTAGCACGATAACCCACCAGCAATTAATCATCGCTCTTCGGTCGGGACTTTTCCTTGCCATTCCCCCGCCTGCGCCACCACGCTCATCGTCTCGCTGGGTATTTTATCGGGATGGCAACAGGCCATCCTAATTATACTGGCCGTAACAATTCTCTATACAAGAGACCGGGTATATCAAAAAATTCAATCCCCATAAACAAAACTTAAAACTCGGCATACACTTCTCGGGTGTAGATATAATCCCCAAATTCCGACTGGTCTCCATTAGCCGCATTTGCGGCAATATTAAAGATAACAAAACCTTTCGGGTTATCGGGCACCGCCCATCGTACTGTCCAGCTGTTTTTGTTTTCTTGGGATGGTTTTGTGCCTTCACTGCTATGTTGCACGTATTGTAGTGAGTCAGGCACAGCATCACTAAACATCAGACGATCATCTTCAATCATAAATTCCCCGGCCTGCGAGCCGTCTTCATATCGCGCCGATAGCTGAAACCCCGCTGCGCCCAATTCATCGTGCTCTACTTTAATCTTTATTTCAACTGTTTCTCCCTCCAATAATTTTTCGGGAATCCCAGACAGGGAAAGACTTCCACCACCGGGATTGAGATCATAATCGAAGTGACAGCTGCGACAAGTTTCTTCTCCAAATCCACCAGTAAAAGCACCAGTTAAATGCTCGGGGTAAATATTGACTGATGTTTTTTCTGCCGTTTCCCCCCTCGCCCCTTGAGTAAATTCTATGTATGAAAAAGCCACCAAAAGGGTTACGACCGGAAGTATGAATAATCGAATCATATATTTTTAAACCTTCAGGATTTTCAGCATCTATTATATCCACAGCATTACATGCGATCTTAAAACAAATCCAGCAGCTATCCGATGGGTATTAAATCAGTTCAACTGAGCACGGCCCAGATAGTTGGTATCCGTACCAAACCAAATAGAACTCGTAGGCTGGTGGAAGACCATGTGCCGTACCGTACCGCCACCGCTTTCAATTTCGGTCTGGCTCACAAACTCTTTGGCATTAGTATCAAATCCCACAAACATATTCGGGTCTACACCAGTTTCAACTAACCAGATGCGATCTTGAGTATCAACCGTAACAGCATACGGACGTGACTGTTCGCCTGAGGGCATCTCCCACTCTTCAAATGATTCCTCATCTGGGTTATATACCCCAATGTAACCACGGGCATAATCGCCATACCAAATATTTCCGTCGGAGGTCTGTGCCAGCCGCCGCGGACGTGCATCCTCATTAGGCAGTTCAATTTCAGTAAGCTCTATTGTTTCTGGATTAACCGTCGCCAGCTTATTAGTACCAAAGAGACAAATCCAGGGACGCTGCATATCCTCATCCATAATAATGCCGTAGGGACGTGCCCGCTCACTCGGCACTTCAAATATTTGGGGCTCACCAGTCTCCACATCCAGTTTACCTACCGAGTTGGCTCCCTGACTGGTAAACCAGATGTCGCCTTCATCATTAAAAGCCAACGTGTGCGGGTCGCGGGCACTGTTATCATCCGGCATCATGTACTTGGTAATATCACCATTTTCAGGATTGATACTTCCAATATGATTTGCACGATTCCCTGCATACCACGGCGTACCTTCATCATCCACAATAACCGTATGCGGACCCACTCCATTTTCGAGATCAAATTTATTAGTATACTCTTCAGTATCGGGATCAAACTCTGCCACATAGTGCGTACGCTGACCAACAAACCAGATGTCCCCATCAGGCGCTACATAGGGATCACGCGGGCGACTATCCTCCCACGGCACCTCCCATTCAGTAATAGTTACATCTACATCTGCAGGTGGGCTGACAGAGGCATTCATTATCACCAAGGCAACCACCAGAAATGCAATAGATACAAAAACAGCAATTAGTTTTTTCATAGCAGTAAATTGTTAATTAACAAGTACTTGTAAGGTACAACAGGCCACATAAAAAACAACTCTTCCTAAATTTTTTTACAATCACAAAAATCAAGCTGACGATTTTTCAGTTCCCGTTTGTCAAAAATTACAATGGGTAGTTATATTTTTTGTCAAAATTTCAAACCGTTTTGTGCTGGCACAGCATTTGTTACTACTTAAAGTGCAAATGTGATGAACATCCATCACACTCATGAGTAACTTAGAACTGCTAAATAAAATCGTATTTAGGAGGTATTTGCCATGCTGATGAGACAAAACAACTTTCCAACGTTGTTAAATAACCGAAGCCAAAAGACGAATACCCTTCGATTCTCTGATATGCTCGACGAGATTATGGAGGATGCATTTTCGTGGAGCAAGGGCACATTTGTTCCCGAACTTAACGTTTATGAGACCGATAAGGAGTTCGAAATTACGGTTGCTCTACCGGGAATGAGTAAAGAGGATATTGATATCGGCTTCGAAAACAATACCATTACTATTAGCGGTGAGCGTGAGTTAAAAGAAGAAAACGGTAAAAAATACCACCGCATCGAAAGCCGTTTTGGCAAGTTTGAGCGTTCACTACCGCTACCAAACGTCATTGATGAAGAAAACATCAGTGCCAGCTATGATAATGGCGTTTTAACAGTTACAGTACCAAAACTAAAAGAGAAGGCTGGTAAAAAGATTGAAGTGAAATAACACCAATCGACTATTTGTAGATCGAGAAAAGCCGCGGGGTTCCGCGGCTTTTTTATTTCTAAAAATACTCATC belongs to Fodinibius sp. Rm-B-1B1-1 and includes:
- a CDS encoding MliC family protein; amino-acid sequence: MRPRVIVSIALLLCFIVFGCNNEGDTRKESNKSSRESSVHIPKFDTVSTDQVFVYNCADSLEFTAHVMPDSAWLFLADTTVKTLATRSASGARYEGGKYLYWSKGSEAILQKPKGSFMQCRSVTQERSWAAAELRGIDFRALGQEPGWIIEIRQNEQTQYIGNYGKDTLYFSTPKPRRNNSGNTTYDMRGKNNTLNVTITDSSCTDTMSGFEYPQTVAITVNDTTTYNGCGRYLN
- a CDS encoding DoxX family protein, with the translated sequence MLDRLRSSKLGEFVDTGISLAVFRILVAAFMLFGHGWGKLMDVFSWNIQFGDPIGIGPTASLILAAFAEGICSLLIIAGFWTRFAASVLSINMFVAIFFYHIPNGDPLFGGYELAAVYLVSFMFLFLIGPGKYSVDSE
- a CDS encoding MFS transporter translates to MNYLSFALREKRILSFGLSFTFMSSFGQTFLISLFVPYFLQDFSLSNATFGSLYSVATLASAGVLPYLGRWIDHLPLRQYSLMVASGLLVASLTVALSWHVALLFVGLMLLRLSGQGLSSHTAQTAMARYFVHQRGKALSISSLGYPIGEGVLPLVIAGLLGVLSWLTTWGVIVLTIALFFIPLVRFILKKQEFEEPEEEESSVVNSDSSWDIYKMLASDYRMWLVTPAVLLPPFWATGLFLYQVSIAEQLGWSATLIATAFMGLAISRIISSICIGPVIDYFSARIVFPYYVLPFGAGLVFAYFHPGSWSAFVYMLLIGVTMGMGSNIKSALWAELFGTDIIGTVRSLFSSLMVLSTALCPFLMGWAIDAGMAMESIIFIAIVTIGVATIAAYAAFNFSTPAEEYSQ
- a CDS encoding serine hydrolase domain-containing protein, encoding MRALRLKNVLLGLLVVVGTQVVALGQSSPAFDRQKLDTYLEKLGEENKMMGVLTIDSAGSGGYHKTVGFRDIDNNSRANRETTYRIGSITKTYTTTLIMQLVDEGELSLSTSLADYYPQMPQAEQITIEHLLRHQSGLYNFTNASDYPGWMTEPRSKDELLEIFYEDDPQFEPGSQTSYSNTNYVLLQFVLEDITGQSYSDLLQKRIVEPLNLQHTHYGDAIEPQNNEALSYQGKDGQWQLAPETDLSIPGGAGAVVSTNDEMITFIRALFDGKLVSQESLDKMTDIKQGFGIGLTKVPFNERYAFGHNGGIDGFQSHLSYFPEEDVAIALTTNGLQYSMNDILIGALSIYFGRDFKIPSFDEKTITLSVDQMKKYVGTYTTNQLPIDIEVFIEKETLKAQATGQQAFPLTANSKTKFRFDPAGVVMEFDSLNGGQYQQFILNQAGGSYPFIRKETSNN
- a CDS encoding DUF3095 domain-containing protein; this encodes MSNSAQFYANLPVIESFFDASNPKNFHRLPDNWLVAVTDIVDSTQAIQNDRYKEVNILGASPIVAIFNLAGRNEIPFTFGGDGSTFCVPPCLRDETKQILGASKKIGQVEYDLDLRAALIPVSYIRDRGHNIQVARYQASEYYTQAVFSGGGLSFAEDLLKKSAAKQFSIPTLDDAEQVDFSGLECRWQEVKQPQNEVITMLVQANPALNQSEKIYPQVLQKMRATFGFDDKTNPINTSGLTMNLSPTKLMGEAKIRTYGRGWIKRMGYILKVQLQTIIGKILMALGYKTSATNWELYKSDLAMNSDHRKFDDMLRVVISGSTSQRQEFVNFLDQKYKEGALAYGIHLSNAAMITCMVFEYHRDHIHFVDGSGGGYVSAAKQLKERLHNLSQD
- a CDS encoding choice-of-anchor V domain-containing protein, with translation MIRLFILPVVTLLVAFSYIEFTQGARGETAEKTSVNIYPEHLTGAFTGGFGEETCRSCHFDYDLNPGGGSLSLSGIPEKLLEGETVEIKIKVEHDELGAAGFQLSARYEDGSQAGEFMIEDDRLMFSDAVPDSLQYVQHSSEGTKPSQENKNSWTVRWAVPDNPKGFVIFNIAANAANGDQSEFGDYIYTREVYAEF
- a CDS encoding Hsp20/alpha crystallin family protein; the protein is MRQNNFPTLLNNRSQKTNTLRFSDMLDEIMEDAFSWSKGTFVPELNVYETDKEFEITVALPGMSKEDIDIGFENNTITISGERELKEENGKKYHRIESRFGKFERSLPLPNVIDEENISASYDNGVLTVTVPKLKEKAGKKIEVK